One window from the genome of Balneola vulgaris DSM 17893 encodes:
- a CDS encoding exonuclease domain-containing protein, giving the protein MNFLAIDVETANADYSSICQIGLVHFQDGQIVDKWSSLVNPEAYFDPFNSSIHGITEEAVQNAPTFDAIHSLISEKITNQITIHHMPFDRIAVTRACTEYNLEIIQPKWLDSAKIVRRTWDQFAYKGYGLANIADFLDIQFGHHDALEDAIAAAKIVHIACEKTQRTVEDWLTRVDQPIFPYQSGSSAIRLDGNSEGALYGENLVFTGALSIPRKDAAKIAADIGCNIRNSVSKKTTILVVGTHDTSKLAGYEKSSKHRKVEELIENGISIKILSEKDFIEMCNNENKELQLEVPKKEAKPQKVNKQKRPVNQSDIHLEIKIDEKFISEIKNKLNSLTDEQKVALQKSKQIYQKQLSSIKECSQEEKRKLATEFKSNIVKVKEYYDILRIESYEVDLVDTIDMEIEQLQDLLYDLMKDKITLVELFETIEFSLNIIKSDFEDVSYPKPINDYCILTMKELKKIKLRIKSFAVVS; this is encoded by the coding sequence ATGAACTTCCTTGCTATAGATGTTGAGACAGCTAATGCGGATTATTCAAGCATTTGCCAAATCGGGCTTGTTCATTTCCAAGATGGGCAAATTGTTGACAAATGGAGTTCCTTAGTAAATCCCGAAGCTTATTTTGACCCATTTAACAGCTCTATACATGGAATCACCGAAGAAGCTGTTCAGAACGCTCCAACCTTTGATGCAATCCACAGTTTAATATCTGAGAAAATTACAAACCAAATTACGATTCATCACATGCCGTTTGACAGAATTGCTGTAACTCGTGCATGCACTGAATATAATCTCGAAATTATACAACCAAAATGGCTTGACTCCGCCAAAATTGTCCGTAGAACTTGGGATCAGTTTGCTTATAAAGGATATGGGTTAGCAAATATTGCAGATTTTTTAGATATCCAGTTTGGACATCATGATGCTCTTGAGGACGCTATAGCTGCTGCAAAAATTGTGCATATTGCTTGTGAGAAAACTCAACGAACAGTAGAGGATTGGTTAACAAGAGTTGACCAACCAATTTTTCCTTATCAAAGCGGTTCTTCAGCTATAAGACTTGATGGAAACTCAGAAGGGGCGTTATATGGCGAAAACTTGGTTTTTACAGGTGCATTATCGATACCAAGAAAAGATGCAGCCAAAATCGCTGCTGATATCGGCTGCAATATTAGAAATTCAGTTTCCAAGAAGACAACTATACTTGTTGTTGGTACACATGATACATCTAAGCTTGCGGGTTATGAAAAAAGCTCGAAGCACCGAAAAGTTGAAGAATTAATTGAAAATGGAATTTCCATTAAAATACTTTCCGAAAAAGATTTTATTGAAATGTGCAACAATGAAAATAAAGAACTACAGCTTGAAGTACCTAAAAAAGAAGCTAAACCTCAAAAAGTCAATAAGCAAAAACGACCTGTTAATCAATCTGATATCCATCTTGAAATCAAAATTGACGAAAAATTTATTAGTGAAATTAAAAATAAATTGAATAGTCTAACAGATGAACAGAAAGTAGCTCTACAAAAATCTAAACAAATTTACCAAAAACAGTTAAGCTCAATCAAAGAATGCTCTCAAGAAGAGAAAAGAAAATTAGCAACGGAATTCAAATCTAATATTGTAAAAGTAAAAGAATACTACGACATACTTCGCATTGAATCATATGAAGTTGATTTAGTTGATACCATCGATATGGAAATCGAACAACTACAAGACTTACTTTATGATTTAATGAAAGACAAAATCACATTGGTTGAGCTATTTGAAACTATTGAATTCAGTTTAAATATTATTAAATCCGACTTTGAGGACGTTTCTTATCCAAAACCGATTAATGACTACTGTATTCTAACCATGAAAGAATTGAAAAAAATAAAATTAAGAATAAAATCATTTGCTGTAGTCAGCTAA
- a CDS encoding DUF58 domain-containing protein, which translates to MILDPEILSKLSSIELRAKKIVEGFISGLHKSPYHGFSVEFAEHRPYNTGDDFKHIDWKAYGKKERFYVKQYEEETNLRCYTLLDTSSSMLFKHFSSWTKLRYGIHYAAALMYLMHRQRDACGFIPFSSKIEKFIPAKGTYAHLRQIYTELEQELVREHKGEEEKRTTSTAEVIHEVAERLNHRSLVIIITDLFESPQKHDELISALKHLRHRNHEVLLFNVLEHRSERELAFSDNKVVFEDLESGSEVEVIPAQVKEDYIQKVEEHIKKFKLACSEFEIDFEQIDIESGFDKALLAYLNKRKRLG; encoded by the coding sequence ATGATTCTTGATCCAGAAATACTGTCGAAGCTGTCTTCCATTGAGCTGAGAGCCAAGAAAATTGTAGAGGGCTTTATCTCGGGTTTGCATAAAAGTCCGTACCACGGCTTTAGTGTGGAGTTTGCCGAGCATCGCCCTTATAACACGGGCGACGATTTCAAGCATATCGACTGGAAGGCTTACGGCAAGAAGGAGCGATTTTATGTGAAGCAGTATGAGGAGGAAACCAACCTTCGCTGTTACACTCTCTTGGATACGAGTAGTTCAATGCTGTTTAAGCATTTCAGCTCATGGACTAAGTTGCGCTATGGTATCCATTATGCCGCTGCCCTAATGTATTTAATGCATCGCCAACGAGATGCCTGTGGCTTCATCCCTTTTTCGTCTAAGATCGAGAAGTTTATTCCAGCCAAAGGTACCTATGCCCACTTGCGTCAGATCTATACTGAGCTAGAACAGGAACTAGTGCGTGAGCATAAAGGGGAAGAGGAAAAACGGACTACTAGTACCGCTGAAGTCATTCACGAAGTGGCCGAACGGTTAAATCACCGCAGCTTGGTGATCATCATCACAGATTTATTTGAGTCGCCCCAAAAACACGACGAACTCATTTCCGCCTTAAAGCACTTGCGTCATCGCAATCATGAGGTGTTGTTGTTTAATGTGTTGGAACATCGCAGTGAACGAGAGCTCGCCTTTTCCGATAATAAAGTGGTGTTCGAAGACCTAGAGTCGGGCAGTGAAGTGGAAGTGATTCCAGCCCAAGTGAAGGAAGATTACATCCAAAAGGTGGAAGAGCATATCAAGAAGTTTAAGCTGGCTTGTTCAGAGTTCGAAATCGATTTTGAACAGATTGATATAGAGTCAGGCTTCGATAAAGCTTTGTTAGCCTACCTCAATAAGCGAAAGAGACTCGGCTAG
- a CDS encoding TolB family protein yields MACSTSTKVPQQSTPSTDEGAALSCSDQLLFYSDRSGNGDLYNLNLESLELSLFEGDSLSDGAPRYSPFYQEIVFSREINGQRTLYKKSLSNGEAEFLINNPAGDEVPSWAPNRNRIVFSKEVNPSSYQLVVMELETGYLQVLHEGANQPYQPQWSPTSDHIAFVLTDTLHNGDIFTIQADGSKLTAITNSDRLHGYPSWSPDGEKLIFYRYNESADLFSYHLTSQDLRQLTFSASNILLGRYSTDGSSIAYGAEVDGNWELFVMDADGNNKSRLTFNPAFDGDPIWLPCR; encoded by the coding sequence ATGGCCTGCAGTACTTCCACCAAAGTACCCCAGCAGAGCACGCCATCTACCGATGAGGGTGCAGCACTAAGTTGCTCCGACCAACTCCTCTTTTATTCCGACCGCTCTGGAAATGGTGATTTATATAACTTGAACCTTGAAAGCTTAGAACTTTCTCTGTTTGAAGGGGATAGCCTGAGTGATGGGGCTCCGAGATATTCCCCGTTCTACCAAGAAATCGTTTTTAGTCGTGAGATAAACGGACAACGAACACTGTATAAAAAGTCCCTGAGTAATGGTGAAGCTGAGTTTTTGATTAACAATCCTGCAGGCGATGAAGTCCCGTCATGGGCCCCCAACCGCAACCGTATTGTGTTCTCTAAAGAGGTGAACCCAAGTAGCTATCAACTAGTGGTGATGGAACTGGAAACCGGTTACCTCCAAGTATTACATGAAGGAGCCAATCAACCCTACCAGCCGCAATGGTCACCTACTTCTGATCACATCGCTTTTGTACTGACCGACACCCTCCACAATGGAGATATATTCACTATTCAAGCCGATGGTTCGAAATTGACCGCCATCACTAACAGTGATCGACTGCATGGTTATCCGTCATGGTCGCCCGACGGGGAAAAGCTCATCTTCTATCGCTATAATGAATCCGCTGACTTATTTAGCTACCACTTAACTTCTCAAGATCTGCGTCAGTTAACCTTTAGTGCTTCCAACATTCTATTGGGGCGTTATTCAACGGATGGTTCTTCCATTGCTTATGGGGCAGAAGTAGATGGGAATTGGGAGCTATTTGTGATGGATGCCGATGGCAATAACAAAAGTCGCCTTACCTTTAACCCTGCTTTTGATGGCGACCCTATTTGGCTGCCCTGCCGATAA
- a CDS encoding SDR family oxidoreductase has translation MTLKNKTVWITGASSGIGKAFAKAYFKEGANLILSSRRTEALEEVKTEIDPSSDRIQILPLDLAQSNTFASKTQEALSFFGNIDVLINNGGISQRSIFEETDLDTIRKLMEVNFFGSVGLTREVLPSMIEQGSGHIIATSSVAGKFGSKFRTGYAASKHALHGFFDSLRQECYEHNIAVTLVCPGPIKTDITKNAVTGDGSSYGKMGDMHEDAMTADEMVANIWSPLMNRKEEIVIAPLKIKLALWMKRLNPSLLNKILKNQKVT, from the coding sequence ATGACATTGAAGAATAAAACCGTTTGGATTACTGGCGCATCATCAGGCATTGGAAAGGCTTTTGCTAAAGCATATTTCAAGGAAGGAGCCAATCTCATTTTATCCTCTCGCCGAACTGAAGCCCTTGAGGAAGTTAAAACTGAAATCGACCCCAGCTCAGATCGCATTCAAATCCTGCCGCTCGACTTGGCTCAATCCAACACCTTCGCTTCCAAAACCCAAGAAGCACTCTCGTTTTTTGGAAATATTGACGTGCTCATCAATAACGGTGGCATCAGTCAACGATCTATTTTCGAAGAAACCGATCTAGATACCATCCGCAAACTAATGGAAGTAAACTTCTTTGGCTCGGTAGGCTTAACCAGAGAAGTACTGCCTTCTATGATTGAACAAGGCAGTGGACACATCATTGCTACCAGCAGTGTAGCAGGTAAGTTTGGCTCTAAATTCCGAACAGGCTACGCTGCCAGTAAACATGCCCTACATGGCTTTTTTGATTCCCTTCGCCAAGAGTGTTACGAGCATAACATCGCGGTGACTTTAGTATGCCCAGGTCCAATTAAAACTGACATCACCAAAAATGCGGTGACGGGCGATGGCAGTAGCTATGGCAAAATGGGTGATATGCACGAGGATGCCATGACTGCCGATGAGATGGTGGCTAACATTTGGTCACCACTTATGAATCGTAAAGAGGAAATCGTGATCGCCCCCTTAAAAATTAAGCTCGCACTCTGGATGAAACGCTTGAATCCTAGCTTGCTAAACAAGATTCTCAAGAACCAAAAAGTGACCTAA
- a CDS encoding response regulator transcription factor, whose protein sequence is MNAGRNILLVEDELESGEMLSNFLELNDFNIMWAKDGKEAFSIIEDKANEIDLAILDIMVPYHDGKEICKMIREHPVIQDIPVLFLTARDEEVDEIEGLNIGADDYIKKPASLNLIKAHVESQLRRVKPEKAHWLKYDQVYLDTETHQMFINEKPIDLTHTEYIIAEMFFKHPKLVYSRKEILEHISDEEKFIFDRTVDVHIKNLRLKMKDEGKLIKTYRGIGYGFNREYLDS, encoded by the coding sequence ATGAATGCTGGCAGAAATATTTTATTAGTTGAAGATGAATTAGAGTCGGGAGAAATGCTCTCTAATTTCCTAGAGTTGAACGACTTTAACATTATGTGGGCGAAGGATGGGAAAGAAGCTTTTTCCATTATCGAAGACAAAGCCAATGAAATTGATTTAGCTATTTTGGATATCATGGTGCCTTACCACGATGGCAAGGAAATTTGTAAGATGATTCGAGAGCATCCGGTGATACAAGACATTCCCGTGCTATTTTTAACGGCACGTGACGAAGAAGTGGATGAAATTGAGGGCCTGAATATCGGGGCGGATGATTACATCAAAAAGCCGGCTAGTTTGAACTTGATTAAGGCGCATGTGGAATCGCAGTTGCGCAGGGTGAAGCCCGAGAAAGCCCATTGGCTGAAATATGATCAGGTGTATTTAGACACCGAGACCCATCAGATGTTCATCAATGAGAAGCCTATTGATTTAACGCATACCGAGTACATCATAGCGGAGATGTTTTTCAAGCACCCGAAGTTGGTGTATTCCCGCAAAGAGATTTTAGAGCATATCAGTGATGAAGAGAAGTTTATCTTCGACCGCACCGTTGATGTGCATATCAAAAACCTACGGTTAAAAATGAAGGACGAAGGCAAGCTCATCAAAACCTACCGAGGCATTGGATATGGCTTCAATAGAGAGTATTTAGATTCATGA
- a CDS encoding sensor histidine kinase, protein MNIQSKLAFTYITLLSLGVIVISSYAILSIRAFLLEEGIVNFEEDAQVFAKSFEDMDPNENLFDKALFVSNLTGYEIALFDSEGQVLVNIPDALTDYVDAREYLNDDLQDSLNAMPGSPVVINEELYPKLIAFQYIGENSSEARYLRISQLKSTIYAAEASIRHLIYGAMVGSILVVIIVSFYFARYMSKPLLRLKEAALDIANGNLDREINLKRSDEFGTLARSLNQMADTLRADTEQLKKLNEKQNQFFADITHEVRNPLHSISGALEMMELENLEASKKAQYIQVARKQLQRVTRLFEDLKTLQRYDYDASFIIREQVELGKLVEGILHVHKPFAEKKGIALVSDIEENLNVFVDPDKIEQVIENLTSNALKYTNEGTVTVAAKKVKEGVKVSVSDTGIGISDEHLERLFDRFYRADKARSRDKGGTGLGLAVVKSILTAHQSDIQVESTVGKGSTFQFVLKVR, encoded by the coding sequence ATGAATATTCAATCGAAACTAGCTTTCACCTACATCACCCTGCTGAGTCTGGGCGTAATCGTCATCAGTTCGTATGCCATTTTAAGTATCCGTGCCTTTCTATTGGAAGAAGGCATCGTGAATTTTGAGGAGGATGCCCAAGTGTTCGCGAAGTCGTTCGAGGATATGGATCCCAATGAAAATCTCTTCGACAAAGCACTATTTGTATCCAATTTAACAGGTTATGAAATCGCTCTCTTCGATTCGGAAGGGCAGGTATTGGTAAACATCCCCGATGCCTTAACCGATTATGTGGATGCGCGTGAGTATCTAAATGATGACTTACAGGACTCTCTGAATGCCATGCCGGGTTCTCCTGTAGTGATTAATGAAGAGCTGTATCCCAAGTTGATTGCCTTTCAATATATAGGGGAAAACAGTTCCGAGGCTCGATACTTGCGTATTAGCCAGTTAAAGAGCACCATTTATGCGGCCGAGGCGAGCATCCGTCATTTGATTTATGGAGCGATGGTGGGCTCCATACTCGTGGTGATTATTGTGAGTTTTTACTTTGCACGCTATATGTCGAAGCCCTTATTACGCCTCAAAGAAGCAGCTTTGGATATCGCAAATGGAAACCTAGATCGGGAGATCAATCTAAAGCGATCGGATGAGTTCGGGACCTTGGCCCGTTCGTTGAATCAGATGGCTGATACCCTACGTGCTGATACCGAACAGCTCAAAAAGCTCAACGAAAAGCAGAATCAGTTCTTTGCTGATATCACCCATGAAGTGAGAAATCCACTGCATTCGATATCAGGAGCATTGGAGATGATGGAGCTCGAAAATTTAGAGGCTTCCAAAAAGGCGCAGTATATACAGGTAGCTCGAAAGCAACTTCAAAGAGTAACGCGTTTGTTTGAAGACTTGAAGACCTTACAGCGCTATGATTATGATGCGAGTTTCATCATTCGAGAGCAGGTAGAGCTAGGTAAACTGGTGGAGGGGATTTTACACGTGCACAAACCTTTTGCGGAAAAGAAGGGTATTGCACTGGTGTCGGATATAGAGGAGAACCTGAATGTATTTGTTGATCCGGATAAGATTGAACAAGTGATAGAGAATTTAACTTCGAATGCTTTGAAGTATACCAACGAGGGTACCGTTACAGTAGCTGCGAAGAAAGTGAAAGAAGGGGTTAAGGTGTCGGTGAGTGATACCGGTATTGGTATCAGCGATGAGCATTTAGAACGATTGTTCGACCGATTCTACCGAGCTGATAAAGCGCGTTCAAGAGATAAAGGAGGAACGGGCTTAGGCTTGGCTGTAGTGAAAAGTATCCTCACCGCCCATCAAAGTGATATACAGGTTGAAAGCACCGTAGGGAAAGGTAGTACCTTCCAATTTGTGCTCAAAGTTAGATAA
- a CDS encoding aquaporin → MGIKKYLIECIGTFFLVLVIGVSTNPIAIGFTLSALIYVGALISGAHFNPAISLGAFWLNKLSIKEFGGYVLGQTIGAMLAAATVLMLSSLVFYVEAPLNSTFYQQLTIEVLLSFVLVLVALTAWIGKPSNKSVATYAFIMGFSFAALTMAGESISGSVFNPALSIGTAIVDLMFNGASYLDIPLYTVGPLFGASLAAIAYKYFKPDLI, encoded by the coding sequence TTGGGGATAAAAAAATACCTTATAGAGTGTATTGGCACGTTTTTTCTTGTACTTGTGATAGGGGTATCTACAAATCCCATCGCTATAGGCTTTACACTAAGTGCTCTTATTTATGTAGGAGCTTTGATTTCGGGAGCGCACTTCAACCCAGCAATTAGTTTAGGTGCATTCTGGCTCAATAAACTATCCATCAAAGAATTTGGTGGGTATGTATTAGGTCAGACTATCGGAGCTATGCTTGCTGCGGCAACTGTTTTAATGTTATCAAGCTTGGTTTTTTATGTGGAAGCGCCCTTAAACTCTACATTCTACCAGCAGCTTACTATTGAAGTACTGCTCTCTTTTGTGCTCGTCTTAGTTGCCCTTACTGCTTGGATTGGCAAGCCATCCAACAAGAGTGTAGCCACTTATGCATTCATCATGGGATTTTCATTTGCAGCCTTAACCATGGCCGGTGAAAGCATCTCAGGTTCGGTATTCAACCCAGCCCTATCTATAGGCACCGCCATTGTTGATTTGATGTTCAATGGAGCCTCTTATTTAGACATCCCACTCTATACCGTAGGACCACTATTTGGTGCTTCGCTAGCGGCCATCGCCTACAAGTACTTCAAGCCCGATCTTATCTAA
- a CDS encoding DUF6787 family protein, with amino-acid sequence MRIIDKLKERWGIENSLQLFLILLVFACTGFTSLFARRFVFDLLGITDEHSFWFKTLVWLLTIFPIYNILLYFYGVIFGQREFFTKFLKKMLGRFVRKKDNASA; translated from the coding sequence ATGCGCATAATTGATAAGCTCAAAGAAAGATGGGGTATCGAAAATAGTTTACAGCTTTTTTTGATCTTACTTGTATTTGCTTGCACCGGATTCACTTCCCTGTTTGCACGGCGCTTCGTATTCGACCTTTTAGGCATTACTGATGAGCACTCGTTTTGGTTTAAAACATTGGTTTGGCTCCTCACAATCTTCCCCATTTATAACATATTGCTCTACTTTTATGGGGTCATTTTTGGCCAACGTGAATTCTTCACCAAATTTTTGAAGAAGATGCTGGGCCGTTTTGTGCGTAAAAAAGACAATGCCTCGGCATAA
- a CDS encoding MmcQ/YjbR family DNA-binding protein — translation MNIEDFRNYCLSFEGVTEEFPFGEETLVYKVLGKMFALATIEDFNRVNLKCDPEYAVQLREAHEDITAGWHMNKKHWNSVYTQSALSDELIKSLIDHSYECVTSKMSKKDRMSLGLD, via the coding sequence ATGAATATTGAAGATTTCAGAAACTACTGCCTAAGCTTTGAAGGGGTAACGGAAGAATTTCCCTTTGGGGAAGAAACATTAGTGTATAAAGTACTGGGTAAAATGTTTGCCTTAGCTACCATTGAAGACTTCAACCGGGTGAACTTAAAATGTGACCCTGAATATGCCGTTCAACTTCGAGAGGCCCACGAGGATATCACCGCAGGTTGGCACATGAATAAAAAGCATTGGAACAGCGTGTATACTCAATCTGCTCTTTCCGATGAGCTCATTAAATCACTCATCGATCATTCCTATGAATGTGTAACTAGTAAGATGTCGAAGAAAGATAGAATGAGCTTGGGCTTAGACTAG
- a CDS encoding ribonucleoside-diphosphate reductase subunit alpha — MQRTVIKRDQSTEKFETQKIINAIFQILNGLEVEDDYEIVFRIMKELDLKIPEQVKTEEIDQLLLKAIEQLIPDHPRYDHLATRQLLKQINKKIDRHLDGFENYLRHALEENLIKEELFEFDIELLSNSINYERDELFGYFGLTTLRDRYLMKNRKQQIIEKPQWFFMRVAMGIGNTNEEVVRVYNKLSKLEYMHSTPTLFNSGTPMSQYSSCYVSVVDDSLESIMAKAEETAFLAKHAGGVGTDVTRVRATGSLIKSLNAKSSGVIPFIKVFDTLVNSIQQGGRRRSSQVISIQPWHLDIEAFLDLKETTGNAYFRTPSLNTKLWMPDELMRRIEHNEPVYLFDPGECPELVEAIGDDFALKYNQRIEEAKQGKIEQFKKLDGADFFKKYLFKLAKTGHPWLVFKDEHNRKNPCPQYGVINSSNLCTEIAIPNRSDSTAVCTLASLNLSKHVLDDRSDFDWGKIEDTLQTMVLALDNILDKNFYPSEEARKNTMDLRPLGIGIMGFAEALVELGVAYDSEEAVILARKIGRFMKEVCYKSSEQLASERAPFQHYTDAKDQGEGYAYAPRRNAVLLAIAPTATISIISGTTSSIDSYFSNLYSRDTLSGKYIVVNHQLIHALEEKGLWNDHMANLIKQHNGSVQHIEQLDGVIDKDVYKTAYEIHPNRQIDIAAAFQESIDQAVSKSIYIDEQLRDAMRDIYLYAWKKKLKSTYYCFIDKVIKGEKYTSKVNKRGTRVGFGSSKKSESTHVEVADNTTKQVEEVHADLIQQAREKFGDQRVEEVLQADENACPTDPLLRKICPSCE; from the coding sequence GCCATTTTTCAAATACTCAATGGCCTAGAAGTAGAAGACGATTACGAAATCGTGTTCCGCATCATGAAAGAGCTAGACCTCAAAATACCTGAGCAGGTAAAAACCGAGGAAATCGACCAGTTGCTACTCAAAGCCATCGAGCAGCTCATCCCCGATCATCCTCGCTACGACCACTTAGCAACTCGACAGCTTCTCAAGCAAATCAACAAGAAGATAGATCGCCATTTAGATGGCTTTGAAAACTACTTAAGGCATGCTTTGGAGGAAAACCTCATCAAAGAAGAGCTGTTTGAGTTTGATATAGAACTCCTGAGTAACTCCATCAACTACGAGCGCGATGAGCTCTTTGGCTACTTTGGTTTAACCACCCTCCGAGATCGATATCTCATGAAAAACCGTAAACAGCAGATTATTGAAAAGCCGCAATGGTTTTTCATGCGTGTGGCAATGGGCATTGGGAACACCAACGAAGAAGTGGTGCGTGTATATAATAAACTCTCCAAGCTCGAGTATATGCACTCTACGCCTACCCTATTCAACTCAGGAACGCCGATGTCGCAATATTCATCGTGTTATGTAAGTGTGGTAGACGACTCCTTAGAATCCATTATGGCCAAAGCTGAAGAAACCGCCTTTCTTGCTAAACATGCGGGAGGCGTTGGTACCGATGTTACTCGTGTTCGTGCTACCGGTTCGCTCATCAAGTCGTTGAATGCAAAGTCTTCCGGAGTGATTCCCTTCATTAAAGTATTCGATACACTGGTGAATTCCATTCAACAAGGAGGGCGCCGCCGTAGCTCCCAAGTGATTTCTATTCAGCCTTGGCATTTAGATATCGAAGCTTTCTTGGATCTAAAAGAAACCACCGGTAATGCTTACTTCCGCACCCCTTCATTGAATACAAAACTTTGGATGCCCGACGAGCTCATGCGTCGCATTGAGCATAATGAGCCGGTTTATCTCTTCGATCCTGGTGAATGTCCAGAACTCGTTGAAGCCATTGGTGACGACTTTGCACTCAAGTACAATCAGCGCATTGAAGAAGCTAAACAAGGAAAAATCGAGCAATTCAAAAAGCTTGATGGTGCCGATTTCTTTAAGAAATACCTCTTTAAACTTGCGAAAACTGGGCACCCGTGGTTGGTGTTTAAAGATGAGCATAACCGCAAGAATCCGTGCCCTCAATATGGAGTAATCAATAGCTCGAACTTATGTACCGAGATTGCTATTCCAAATCGATCTGATTCCACCGCTGTTTGTACCCTAGCATCCTTGAACCTTTCGAAGCATGTACTGGATGACCGAAGCGACTTCGATTGGGGTAAAATCGAGGACACCCTCCAAACGATGGTGCTTGCTCTCGATAATATCCTCGACAAGAACTTTTACCCTTCAGAAGAAGCCCGTAAAAACACTATGGACCTTCGTCCACTGGGCATTGGCATTATGGGTTTTGCAGAAGCTCTGGTTGAACTTGGCGTAGCATACGACTCAGAAGAAGCGGTGATCCTTGCTCGTAAGATTGGTCGCTTTATGAAAGAAGTGTGCTACAAAAGCTCCGAGCAACTTGCAAGCGAACGAGCCCCATTCCAGCACTATACAGATGCCAAAGATCAAGGTGAGGGCTATGCATATGCGCCTCGACGAAATGCGGTACTCCTAGCCATCGCTCCAACAGCTACCATCTCCATCATTAGTGGCACTACCTCTTCTATCGACAGCTATTTCAGCAATCTCTATTCCCGAGATACCTTGTCGGGTAAATACATTGTTGTGAACCACCAGCTTATTCACGCACTGGAAGAGAAAGGACTTTGGAACGACCATATGGCCAACCTCATCAAGCAGCACAATGGGTCGGTTCAGCATATTGAACAACTGGATGGGGTGATTGACAAAGACGTATACAAAACGGCTTATGAAATCCATCCAAATCGCCAAATTGATATAGCCGCGGCCTTCCAAGAATCCATCGATCAAGCGGTATCCAAGTCTATTTACATCGACGAACAACTGCGAGATGCAATGCGTGATATCTATCTCTATGCATGGAAGAAAAAGTTGAAGTCGACCTACTATTGCTTCATCGACAAAGTAATAAAAGGCGAGAAGTACACTTCTAAAGTAAATAAACGAGGCACTCGTGTTGGATTTGGAAGTTCAAAAAAATCGGAATCTACTCACGTTGAAGTTGCAGACAATACCACAAAACAAGTAGAAGAAGTCCACGCTGATTTGATTCAACAAGCACGTGAGAAGTTTGGGGATCAACGTGTCGAAGAAGTTCTTCAAGCCGATGAAAATGCGTGCCCAACCGATCCACTATTGCGCAAAATTTGCCCAAGCTGTGAATAG